One genomic region from Haloplasma contractile SSD-17B encodes:
- a CDS encoding McrC family protein: protein MNKSSLIKIFEDQSIGLTLTKEQEADILDLKSIIGENNVSLEADGKLLIKHYVGFVHINKTRLMIYPKITWYSSEEVFNQSFDLLVKMLYHSRFISIKRIPSPQKLSTYNGDLLELYITLFIDQLLNLLKRDVNRGYIQHSENQSFIKGKIDFTESIKQNSFRHHIHHVSYDDFSTNILLNRIFKTIIQHLIVITKIQENKIKLKQALLWLEDVKPIKITNEIWKTVKFTRLNSVYRPVFNMAKLFYENSQPNLNKGDDFTFSFLVPVNRLFEKYLFELISYNSENEKLTPKYQGPVNYLGKLNDKNFVQLNPDISLLDEHNQVRLILDAKYKEAIDQNGNLKISQSDIYQMLAYSVKNRCNHVALVYPKFLHYNENGPIISKIDIPVYNHTLQIKVVIIDLGEEFQMMSNILVNSLY from the coding sequence ATGAATAAAAGTAGTCTGATAAAAATTTTTGAAGACCAGTCTATAGGGTTAACGCTTACTAAAGAACAAGAAGCAGATATATTAGATTTAAAATCGATAATTGGTGAAAATAATGTTTCATTAGAAGCAGATGGTAAATTATTAATAAAACATTATGTTGGTTTCGTTCATATAAACAAGACACGGCTCATGATTTATCCTAAAATCACTTGGTACTCAAGTGAGGAAGTGTTTAATCAATCTTTTGATCTTTTAGTAAAAATGCTCTATCACTCTCGTTTTATTAGCATAAAAAGGATTCCAAGTCCACAAAAGTTATCAACATACAATGGTGATTTATTAGAGTTATACATTACCTTATTTATAGATCAGTTGTTAAATTTATTAAAACGGGATGTGAATAGAGGATACATTCAACATTCAGAAAATCAAAGTTTTATTAAAGGTAAAATTGACTTTACAGAATCAATAAAGCAAAACAGTTTTAGACATCATATTCATCATGTGTCCTATGATGATTTTTCTACTAATATTTTATTAAATCGTATTTTCAAGACTATTATTCAACATTTAATAGTAATAACGAAAATACAGGAAAATAAAATTAAGTTAAAGCAAGCATTGCTATGGCTAGAGGATGTAAAACCTATTAAAATAACAAATGAGATATGGAAAACGGTAAAATTCACACGTCTAAATAGTGTATATAGACCTGTTTTCAATATGGCTAAATTATTCTATGAAAATTCACAACCAAACCTTAATAAAGGTGATGACTTTACATTTAGTTTTTTAGTACCAGTTAACCGATTATTTGAAAAATATTTATTTGAACTAATATCATATAATTCAGAGAATGAGAAGTTGACACCTAAATACCAAGGTCCTGTTAACTATCTAGGTAAATTAAATGATAAAAACTTTGTGCAATTAAACCCTGATATATCATTACTAGATGAACACAACCAGGTTAGGCTAATATTAGATGCTAAGTACAAAGAGGCAATAGACCAAAATGGCAATTTAAAAATATCTCAATCTGATATCTATCAAATGTTAGCATATAGTGTAAAAAACCGATGTAATCATGTCGCATTAGTATATCCTAAGTTTTTACACTATAACGAGAATGGACCAATTATCTCAAAGATTGATATACCGGTATATAACCATACACTTCAAATAAAAGTTGTGATAATAGATTTGGGTGAAGAGTTTCAAATGATGTCTAATATTCTAGTGAACAGTTTATATTAA
- a CDS encoding AAA family ATPase yields the protein MKLFIGKFSKHNPDQIKRKYYSAGAEGSPWYGEVEVGDYVYASYKGNIIGLWKATEYTEMDNPVNPRDKGVLRFEEIKRFKDVNTTNDFTRYKHFIHNLNLVNKSTKSVKSLGFIPIKTTSKCPHPKDIEFKNNGINIYIALDDADIEYKDGDIRVTINNLDEMRIKQIEQFYDGSFNTYKEFNDLYEERNKEDGKYTIRELKQYSIEDNATNKKKFLISVIGGLEKSGYFKVANPIKLYDNLLVGRKRTYTPSQSNEKEDTSNLNKSTLHLNNQSEDESGYEEYADLLNFNANMILYGPPGTGKTYATEKIIDTFEKKHFNSNSNFEQAESEKRVKYITFHQSYSYEEFIEGIRPVIDSNQNDEIGYKIENGVFKEHSINAGKEIIKNQNNAHYVDMINSDSTVWKISLGKRNDNSIYQECIYTNQIAIHFENQDFSEMTYDDILNSLDSSEFGDNPTQNANTIDAFVNKISNGDIVMVYDSRETVRMIGVVKGEYEYEEGRDTYRHRRNVEWFKDLEYPINILKYNNNKALTMKTIYSLSKRISIPNVVDMILEHTKNKTTEDNKQIKPYYMVIDEINRGNISKIFGELITLIEDDKRGKLKIYLPYSKKEFTVPNNLYIIGTMNTADRSIATIDTALRRRFTFVEVEPDSSVLSESDNPIINDTVDLKKLLDLINKKIVNRFDRDHRIGHAYLMGIASLDDLYNTWYFKILPLLSEYFYNDVDSLIYIVGNKFYNKNGNVNFLSTSTQSNGKSEFEEQLVSLYFEDNHE from the coding sequence ATGAAGTTGTTTATTGGTAAATTTAGTAAGCATAATCCAGATCAAATTAAAAGAAAGTATTATTCAGCAGGTGCAGAAGGAAGCCCATGGTATGGGGAGGTAGAAGTAGGAGACTATGTTTACGCAAGTTATAAAGGTAATATAATAGGTCTTTGGAAAGCAACAGAATATACTGAAATGGACAATCCAGTAAATCCGAGAGACAAAGGTGTTTTAAGATTTGAGGAAATAAAACGGTTTAAAGATGTGAATACGACAAATGATTTTACTCGATATAAACATTTTATCCACAATTTAAATTTAGTTAATAAATCTACAAAGAGTGTTAAAAGTCTGGGTTTTATTCCTATAAAAACGACTAGTAAGTGTCCCCATCCAAAAGATATTGAATTTAAAAATAATGGAATAAATATCTATATAGCATTGGACGATGCTGACATCGAATACAAAGATGGTGATATACGAGTAACGATTAACAACCTTGATGAAATGCGAATAAAACAGATTGAGCAGTTTTACGATGGTTCTTTTAATACTTACAAAGAGTTTAATGACTTATACGAAGAGCGAAACAAAGAGGATGGCAAATATACGATTAGAGAATTAAAGCAATATTCGATTGAGGATAATGCTACAAATAAGAAGAAATTTTTGATATCTGTTATAGGTGGTTTAGAAAAAAGTGGTTACTTTAAAGTAGCCAATCCAATAAAACTATATGATAATTTATTAGTTGGTAGGAAACGAACATATACCCCCTCTCAATCTAATGAAAAAGAAGATACTTCAAATTTAAATAAAAGTACTTTACATCTAAATAATCAATCAGAGGATGAAAGTGGTTATGAGGAATATGCAGACTTATTAAACTTTAATGCTAATATGATTTTATATGGTCCTCCTGGTACAGGTAAAACTTATGCTACTGAGAAAATCATTGATACATTCGAGAAAAAACACTTCAATTCAAACAGTAATTTTGAACAGGCAGAAAGTGAAAAACGTGTAAAATATATAACGTTTCATCAGTCTTATTCTTATGAGGAGTTTATAGAGGGGATTCGTCCCGTTATAGATAGTAATCAAAATGATGAAATCGGTTATAAAATTGAGAATGGCGTGTTTAAGGAACATAGTATAAATGCTGGAAAAGAAATCATAAAGAATCAAAATAATGCGCATTATGTTGATATGATTAATTCTGACAGTACAGTATGGAAGATATCATTAGGAAAAAGAAATGATAATTCCATTTATCAGGAATGTATTTATACAAATCAGATTGCAATTCATTTTGAAAATCAAGATTTTAGTGAAATGACCTATGATGATATATTAAATTCTCTCGATAGCAGTGAATTTGGTGATAATCCCACTCAAAATGCGAATACAATTGATGCTTTTGTCAATAAGATTTCAAATGGAGATATTGTGATGGTTTATGATTCGAGAGAGACCGTTCGAATGATAGGCGTTGTAAAAGGTGAATATGAATACGAAGAGGGTCGTGATACGTATCGTCATAGAAGAAACGTGGAGTGGTTTAAAGATTTAGAATATCCAATTAATATCTTAAAATATAACAATAACAAAGCACTAACGATGAAAACAATCTATTCATTGAGCAAACGAATTTCTATTCCGAATGTAGTAGACATGATCTTAGAGCATACTAAAAATAAAACAACTGAAGATAATAAGCAAATAAAGCCATACTATATGGTAATAGATGAAATCAACAGAGGAAATATATCGAAAATCTTTGGGGAATTAATCACTTTGATTGAAGATGATAAAAGAGGAAAACTAAAAATTTATCTACCATACTCTAAAAAGGAATTTACAGTACCTAACAACCTGTATATTATTGGTACTATGAATACAGCTGACCGTTCCATTGCCACAATAGACACAGCACTTAGAAGACGTTTTACATTTGTTGAAGTAGAACCAGATTCTAGTGTTCTATCTGAGTCCGATAATCCAATCATTAATGATACCGTGGATCTAAAAAAGCTATTAGATCTTATAAACAAGAAAATTGTTAATCGTTTTGATCGTGATCATAGAATTGGTCATGCCTACTTGATGGGAATTGCTTCTTTAGATGATTTGTATAATACATGGTACTTTAAAATATTACCATTACTAAGCGAATATTTTTATAATGATGTAGATTCTCTGATTTATATTGTTGGAAACAAATTTTATAATAAAAATGGTAATGTTAACTTCTTAAGTACATCTACTCAGTCAAATGGTAAGTCTGAATTTGAAGAACAATTAGTTTCTTTATATTTTGAGGATAATCATGAATAA
- a CDS encoding ADP-ribosylglycohydrolase family protein has protein sequence MFIASLLGGAIGDALGYTVEFMRLNEIKSKFGESGITDLKVDPISGKALISDDTQMTLFTADGILWAHMRCSERGIGTYAGSGIYQSYLRWYYTQTKRLPTEDDQVWLKSRIHERTDSILNYKELYVRRAPGNSCLTALGSGKMGTIEKPINNSKGCGGVMRVAPVGLFLHREPAHAFKVATELAAITHGHPTGYLSAGAFAAIISELINGKTIIESMMTTTNLLKGYKGHEETLQSIEKSIALADSSESPKQAIKQMGEGWIADEALAIALYCALKESNVKEALIMSVNHDGDSDSTGSICGNILGAAHGIEALDQEWINKVELKDLIVKNASDLFDLHECAFNGR, from the coding sequence TTGTTTATAGCTTCGTTACTTGGTGGTGCAATTGGAGATGCACTTGGATATACAGTTGAGTTTATGAGACTAAATGAAATTAAATCCAAGTTTGGAGAGTCAGGTATAACCGATTTAAAGGTTGATCCTATATCAGGAAAAGCCTTGATATCAGATGATACGCAAATGACTTTATTCACTGCAGATGGAATACTTTGGGCGCATATGCGTTGTAGTGAACGAGGTATTGGAACTTACGCCGGAAGTGGCATTTATCAATCCTACCTGCGTTGGTATTATACTCAGACCAAAAGGTTACCAACAGAAGATGATCAAGTTTGGCTTAAATCACGGATTCATGAAAGAACAGATTCTATTCTAAATTACAAGGAATTATATGTTCGAAGGGCACCTGGAAATAGTTGTTTAACAGCACTAGGTAGTGGGAAAATGGGAACCATAGAGAAACCAATCAATAATAGTAAAGGATGCGGAGGTGTAATGCGTGTTGCGCCTGTCGGTTTATTCTTACATAGAGAACCAGCACATGCATTTAAAGTTGCAACTGAACTTGCAGCAATTACCCATGGACATCCTACAGGGTACCTTTCAGCAGGAGCATTTGCTGCGATTATATCAGAACTTATAAATGGTAAAACGATAATAGAAAGCATGATGACTACAACTAATTTACTTAAAGGATATAAGGGTCATGAGGAAACATTACAATCTATAGAGAAGTCTATAGCCCTTGCAGATAGTAGTGAAAGTCCTAAACAAGCAATTAAACAGATGGGAGAAGGGTGGATTGCAGATGAAGCATTAGCGATCGCACTCTATTGTGCATTAAAAGAATCGAATGTTAAAGAAGCTCTTATTATGTCTGTAAACCATGATGGAGATAGTGATTCAACAGGTTCAATTTGCGGGAATATACTGGGTGCAGCGCATGGTATTGAAGCACTAGACCAGGAATGGATCAATAAGGTAGAACTTAAAGATTTAATAGTTAAAAACGCGAGTGATCTTTTTGATTTACATGAGTGTGCATTTAATGGTAGATAG
- a CDS encoding Sau3AI family type II restriction endonuclease yields MEYDYTDINSIYCYAKELEGKKFKDIGTNENYVRNIKGGLGQFLEEEYFGYEVNSRAEADFIEAGVELKVTPFKRNKNKTISAKERLVLNIINYMEEVNNSFEESSFWRKNSKILMVFYEWLKDVKREEYEITKTILYQFPEEDLEIIKDDWETIVSKIRSGQAHTLSESDTMYLGACTKGVNKSSVREQPCSEEPAMQRAYSLKQSYMTFLLRNYVFGDKKSERIIQNKSELKDTTLEQYILNKLEDYYGQSIDELMKQYNIKGNPKQKVQMVASKILGLTDKLGKTEEFQKANIKVKSIRVEKNGSINESMSFPSFKFKKLLQETWETSELRQMFEQTKFLFFIVEKNKTGEYILNKTIFWNMPVSILDGPVKETWEETVRVLKEGVKLKPSGNKVFNNLPGSKLNSVCHVRPHTSKASYEPHNPNSDELPDGKWMTKQCFWLDKKFITQIILDNS; encoded by the coding sequence ATGGAATATGATTATACGGATATTAACTCAATTTATTGTTATGCAAAAGAACTGGAGGGAAAAAAGTTTAAGGATATAGGAACTAATGAAAACTACGTACGCAATATTAAGGGAGGTCTTGGTCAGTTCTTAGAAGAAGAGTACTTTGGGTATGAAGTAAATAGTAGAGCTGAGGCAGATTTTATAGAAGCTGGTGTTGAACTAAAAGTAACCCCTTTTAAGAGAAATAAAAATAAAACAATATCAGCAAAAGAACGCTTAGTATTGAATATTATTAACTATATGGAAGAAGTAAATAATTCCTTTGAGGAGAGCTCCTTCTGGAGAAAAAACAGTAAAATCTTAATGGTATTTTACGAGTGGTTAAAAGATGTGAAGCGAGAAGAATATGAAATTACGAAGACTATTTTATATCAATTTCCGGAAGAGGATTTAGAAATTATTAAGGATGACTGGGAAACGATTGTTTCTAAAATAAGAAGTGGACAAGCTCATACACTATCAGAGTCAGATACAATGTATCTAGGAGCCTGTACTAAGGGAGTAAATAAATCGTCAGTTCGAGAGCAGCCATGCTCAGAAGAGCCAGCAATGCAACGCGCTTATAGTTTAAAGCAATCATACATGACTTTTCTACTTAGAAATTATGTGTTTGGTGATAAGAAATCCGAAAGAATTATTCAAAATAAAAGTGAATTAAAAGATACTACATTAGAACAATATATACTTAATAAATTAGAAGATTATTATGGTCAATCAATAGATGAGTTGATGAAGCAATATAATATTAAAGGTAATCCAAAGCAAAAGGTTCAAATGGTAGCAAGTAAAATTTTAGGTTTAACAGATAAGTTAGGAAAAACTGAAGAATTTCAGAAAGCTAATATAAAGGTAAAATCTATACGCGTTGAAAAGAATGGTTCTATAAATGAGTCGATGTCATTTCCATCGTTTAAATTTAAGAAATTATTACAAGAAACATGGGAAACATCCGAGTTAAGGCAAATGTTTGAGCAAACTAAATTCCTATTCTTTATTGTGGAGAAGAATAAGACTGGTGAATACATTTTAAACAAAACAATATTTTGGAACATGCCAGTAAGTATTCTGGATGGTCCGGTGAAAGAAACATGGGAGGAGACTGTCAGGGTATTAAAAGAAGGTGTTAAGTTAAAACCTTCTGGAAACAAAGTATTTAATAACTTGCCTGGAAGTAAACTGAACTCTGTTTGTCATGTAAGGCCGCATACTAGTAAAGCATCTTATGAGCCACATAATCCGAATTCAGATGAGTTACCAGATGGAAAATGGATGACTAAGCAATGTTTCTGGCTGGATAAAAAATTTATTACACAAATAATACTAGATAATAGTTAA
- a CDS encoding HNH endonuclease domain-containing protein → MIEYSNYIDKWITILDEMNNDNTYKLAWGRAIIEICMNMPDKIEDEKVTITFKDISKKVLKYYWNQIFYFDLKQSDVKKKKRPVIETITYKLIDSYKEAYKTTKPEWFNKVYPSNNLQLDQAFTKAIIKEIPSSLSKDVCWRFPKVKDTDDIGIYTLYKKEKYIELDSEHVIEIKLLGNILVQLFNYKWALLLEKYNYSPKIANKIKGSGDEEVKRNNLTQYRKLLLLQFAQGEVRDFYTGEVISMDDISIDHVIPWSFIYSDDIWNLVVTTKSNNSSKSNKIPSQDDIKRLEKRNRELVEIMKVNEDNQIKKYINDLHYANENNVIREFYNYFRG, encoded by the coding sequence GTGATAGAATATAGTAATTATATCGATAAGTGGATTACCATATTAGATGAAATGAATAATGATAATACATACAAATTAGCTTGGGGTAGAGCTATAATTGAAATCTGTATGAATATGCCAGATAAGATAGAAGATGAAAAAGTAACGATCACATTTAAGGATATTAGTAAAAAAGTCCTTAAATACTACTGGAATCAGATATTTTACTTCGATTTAAAACAATCGGATGTTAAAAAGAAGAAAAGACCAGTTATTGAAACGATCACGTATAAGTTGATTGATAGTTATAAGGAAGCATATAAAACTACAAAACCTGAGTGGTTTAATAAGGTATACCCATCTAATAACCTTCAATTAGATCAAGCATTTACAAAAGCAATTATAAAAGAAATCCCATCTAGTTTATCAAAGGATGTTTGCTGGAGGTTTCCTAAAGTAAAAGATACCGATGATATTGGCATATACACTTTATATAAAAAAGAAAAATACATTGAATTAGATTCTGAACATGTGATTGAAATTAAACTATTAGGTAACATACTTGTACAGTTATTTAATTATAAGTGGGCATTACTTTTAGAAAAATATAATTATTCACCGAAGATCGCAAATAAAATTAAAGGTAGTGGTGATGAGGAGGTTAAGCGGAATAACTTAACTCAATATCGCAAACTATTACTTTTACAATTTGCTCAAGGTGAAGTTCGTGATTTTTATACAGGTGAAGTAATATCAATGGATGATATATCAATTGATCATGTTATCCCTTGGTCATTTATCTACTCAGATGATATCTGGAATCTAGTTGTTACCACTAAATCAAATAATTCTAGCAAGAGTAACAAAATCCCATCACAGGATGATATTAAACGCCTGGAAAAAAGGAATAGAGAACTTGTTGAAATTATGAAAGTAAATGAAGATAACCAAATTAAAAAATACATCAATGATCTTCACTATGCTAATGAAAACAATGTCATTAGGGAGTTCTATAATTATTTTAGAGGTTAA
- a CDS encoding AAA domain-containing protein: MSKKGVEISKAIKEGKWLTVEYQNEKGDTRFWCAIKDIHPKYKKFEVEMFNHEMYERDHNKGYMASATVYFNKFKSVRVIEETTYEKPEYLIDKIINNYEQFRWLDFYMIEEKVLNYYETCYKEDSQLYERKYTELSGLDTDSFKRDNNIKLNNDQFKNVVKHIKINQKELNKKHGYKKIKLGINTLAIASNVGIIPIRYYELLLDVTTKTLKASDLPKYNIETSNFKLSRYIDESTETFIDQFDDNREYYIESISNNLKRGHVIDERPYVFQFTKRFMINLRSEYKAIQTLFSESQLTRPLKAFFGAVGTINQRRKKHQILLSDTKVNLSQLRVIYNSVNQDVTYVQGPPGTGKTTTIFNTLLTAFYNDLTVLITSNNNEAINGIYRKFEALCYKGNKTAFPILRLGNNDEITKTLRRVKKIYQTLPEDFENLDRTLDVLEDKIQTDIKKINRVLKDYEEREVLIEKISAIENMIKIFNENKELDEFVKFNKVSKLEEEKGKLSNELKGIKEIDEFEIINLLQVDEAILSSYLFYKSLKRWMLLKESSYKSLREIILMSDTDADNVKKKVREFNDYIRKSNNLRKVLRVFPTIISTNISAYKLGEPKPVFDLLIMDEAGQCDVAKSLIPLTRAERALFVGDPNQLKPIILLSDYRNKELKNTYQIPNEYDYKDNSILSTMLQVDKQSLYILLKDHYRCAKEIINFSNKKYYDDQLILNTESNVEALRAINVDGFSSMKRNTSITEVDSIVQEIKNTYACEDIGIITPFRNQAELIKERMQKEGMNDVKVGTIHTFQGNEKDKIIMSLGITSDTHPKAFDWVKNNKELINVATTRAKNELVVISDLDEIKKLSKKDQGTNDLVDLISYIGNTENVIISGKTDEIFKSKVSNFKQFNSKAEQELLDTVSHFITINDRIKVESKKKVTDVLDVSNNDDLFLYANQAHFDFVLYNHQMQPLLAIEVMGIEHYTDQQVKSRDYKKHQICKKHNLEIFTIKNDYVRRYNLIKDTILKILK, encoded by the coding sequence ATGAGTAAAAAAGGAGTCGAAATATCAAAGGCGATAAAAGAAGGTAAGTGGCTTACAGTCGAGTATCAAAATGAAAAAGGAGATACTCGTTTTTGGTGTGCAATAAAAGACATCCATCCCAAATATAAAAAATTTGAAGTTGAGATGTTTAATCATGAAATGTATGAACGCGATCATAATAAGGGGTATATGGCAAGTGCTACAGTCTACTTTAATAAATTTAAATCAGTACGAGTCATTGAGGAGACTACCTATGAGAAACCAGAGTATTTAATTGATAAAATCATAAATAACTATGAGCAGTTTAGATGGCTCGACTTTTATATGATAGAGGAGAAAGTATTGAACTACTATGAAACTTGCTATAAAGAAGACAGTCAGCTTTATGAACGTAAATATACAGAGTTAAGTGGACTCGACACCGACTCATTTAAGCGAGATAACAATATAAAACTTAACAATGATCAATTTAAAAATGTCGTAAAACATATTAAAATAAACCAAAAGGAACTCAATAAGAAACATGGTTATAAGAAAATTAAACTAGGAATCAATACGCTAGCAATTGCGAGTAATGTTGGTATTATACCAATTCGGTATTACGAACTGTTATTAGATGTTACAACGAAAACTTTAAAGGCAAGTGATTTACCGAAATATAATATAGAGACAAGTAACTTTAAACTTTCAAGGTATATCGATGAATCCACCGAAACGTTTATTGACCAGTTTGATGACAATCGTGAGTATTATATCGAATCGATTAGCAATAATCTTAAACGTGGACATGTTATAGATGAACGTCCTTATGTCTTCCAGTTTACAAAAAGGTTTATGATAAACTTGCGATCAGAATATAAGGCAATACAAACTTTATTTTCTGAAAGTCAATTAACAAGACCACTTAAGGCATTCTTTGGAGCAGTGGGTACGATTAACCAGAGACGGAAAAAACATCAGATTTTATTGTCTGATACAAAGGTCAATCTTTCCCAACTCAGGGTCATCTATAACTCAGTTAACCAGGATGTCACTTACGTACAAGGCCCTCCAGGTACAGGTAAGACAACAACAATCTTCAACACGTTGCTGACTGCATTTTATAATGACTTAACGGTACTGATTACGTCGAATAACAATGAAGCAATCAACGGGATTTATCGTAAGTTCGAGGCACTGTGCTATAAAGGAAATAAGACTGCCTTTCCAATCTTACGACTTGGTAACAATGACGAAATAACAAAGACACTTAGACGAGTAAAAAAGATATATCAAACATTACCAGAGGATTTTGAAAACTTAGATCGCACGCTAGATGTACTTGAAGATAAAATACAAACTGACATCAAGAAAATAAATCGTGTACTAAAAGATTATGAAGAACGTGAGGTACTTATAGAAAAAATAAGTGCCATTGAAAATATGATAAAGATTTTTAACGAAAATAAGGAACTTGATGAGTTTGTTAAATTTAATAAGGTATCAAAGCTAGAAGAAGAAAAAGGAAAACTTAGTAATGAATTAAAGGGAATCAAAGAAATTGATGAATTTGAAATCATAAATTTACTCCAGGTGGATGAGGCTATCTTATCAAGTTATCTATTCTATAAGTCTTTAAAGCGCTGGATGCTCTTAAAAGAAAGTAGTTATAAATCATTAAGAGAGATTATTCTTATGAGTGACACTGATGCAGATAATGTCAAGAAAAAGGTAAGGGAATTTAATGATTATATCAGAAAGAGCAACAACCTTCGTAAAGTATTACGTGTATTTCCTACAATCATATCAACAAACATTTCAGCTTATAAACTGGGTGAACCAAAACCGGTCTTTGATTTGTTAATCATGGATGAAGCTGGGCAATGTGATGTTGCAAAGTCATTAATACCACTTACACGAGCGGAACGTGCACTCTTTGTAGGCGATCCCAATCAATTAAAACCGATTATCTTACTATCTGACTATCGAAATAAAGAGTTAAAAAATACTTATCAAATACCAAATGAGTACGATTATAAAGATAACTCGATCTTAAGTACAATGTTGCAGGTAGACAAACAATCTCTTTATATTTTGCTTAAAGATCACTATAGATGTGCAAAAGAAATTATTAATTTCAGCAATAAAAAGTATTATGATGACCAACTAATATTAAATACAGAGAGCAATGTTGAAGCATTGCGTGCGATAAATGTAGATGGATTTAGTTCAATGAAAAGAAACACCTCAATTACAGAGGTCGATTCGATTGTTCAGGAAATCAAGAACACTTATGCATGTGAGGATATTGGAATTATTACTCCGTTCCGAAATCAAGCTGAACTTATAAAGGAGCGCATGCAAAAAGAAGGTATGAATGATGTTAAAGTTGGTACAATCCATACTTTCCAGGGGAATGAAAAAGATAAGATCATTATGAGTCTGGGTATCACTTCAGATACACATCCAAAGGCATTCGACTGGGTGAAAAATAATAAGGAACTTATTAATGTCGCGACAACAAGGGCTAAAAATGAATTAGTCGTAATTTCAGATTTAGATGAAATAAAGAAGCTTTCAAAAAAGGATCAAGGTACTAATGATCTAGTAGACTTAATCAGCTATATTGGAAATACTGAAAATGTTATTATTTCCGGTAAAACAGATGAAATATTTAAGAGTAAAGTATCAAACTTCAAACAGTTCAATTCAAAGGCAGAACAAGAATTACTTGACACCGTATCTCACTTTATCACCATTAACGACCGTATAAAAGTAGAGTCTAAAAAGAAGGTTACCGATGTATTAGATGTAAGTAATAACGATGACTTGTTTTTATATGCAAACCAAGCTCACTTTGACTTCGTCTTATACAATCATCAAATGCAACCATTATTAGCAATAGAGGTAATGGGTATTGAACATTATACGGATCAACAGGTAAAAAGCCGTGACTATAAAAAGCATCAAATATGTAAAAAACACAACCTAGAAATTTTTACAATCAAAAATGACTACGTAAGACGTTACAATTTGATTAAGGATACGATTTTGAAGATATTAAAGTAG